Proteins from one Pseudarthrobacter sp. BIM B-2242 genomic window:
- the frr gene encoding ribosome recycling factor: protein MIEETLLEAEEKMDKAVEVAKEDFASIRTGRANPGLYNKVLVDYYGSPTPLQQLASFAIPDARTILITPFDKTALRDIERALSDSEVGANPSNDGNVIRITIPDLTQERRKEYVKIVKTKGEDAKISIRNIRRKAKETLDKLVKDGEAGEDEGNRAEKELDALTKSHVDGIDELLKRKEAELLEV from the coding sequence GTGATCGAAGAAACCTTGCTCGAAGCCGAAGAGAAGATGGACAAGGCAGTAGAGGTAGCCAAGGAAGACTTCGCCTCGATCCGGACCGGTCGGGCAAATCCGGGGCTCTACAACAAGGTGCTGGTGGACTACTACGGTTCACCCACCCCGCTGCAGCAGCTCGCGTCGTTCGCCATCCCGGACGCACGCACCATTCTCATCACCCCGTTCGATAAAACTGCCCTGCGCGATATTGAACGCGCCCTCAGTGACTCCGAGGTGGGCGCCAACCCCTCCAACGACGGCAACGTCATCAGGATCACCATCCCGGACCTGACCCAGGAACGCCGCAAGGAATACGTCAAGATCGTCAAGACCAAGGGCGAGGACGCCAAGATTTCCATCCGGAACATCCGGCGCAAGGCGAAGGAAACGCTGGACAAGCTGGTCAAGGATGGCGAAGCCGGCGAAGACGAAGGTAACCGCGCTGAAAAGGAACTCGACGCGCTGACCAAGTCTCACGTGGACGGCATCGACGAGCTGCTCAAGCGCAAGGAAGCAGAGCTGCTCGAAGTCTGA
- a CDS encoding phosphatidate cytidylyltransferase — MSQAEQAPAQRARTKGKPRSNPTPKAGRNLPAAIVVGLAMLIGVLGGLLFLPLGFVAVTTGFAVFGVWEIFRALEANGTRMPIVPVMVGTVGMPFSAYFGGVESLLFAMLLSCVAVLLWRSVESPAGSANSIFAGVFTLGWVPFFISFAALPLHATGVAAPLGLWPGGSIPPGAWQVAVMLLLVVSNDTFGYLVGASLGKHPMAPKISPKKSWEGFAGSIAGAMLIGILACLFILDKPWWVGVVLAVGLVAASTAGDLAESMVKRELGIKDMSSILPGHGGVMDRLDSIVFASPVAFVLFSMVSGA; from the coding sequence ATGAGCCAGGCAGAGCAGGCCCCGGCACAACGGGCGCGCACCAAGGGGAAGCCGCGGAGCAACCCGACCCCTAAAGCCGGCCGGAATCTTCCGGCAGCCATAGTGGTGGGCCTGGCCATGCTGATCGGTGTGCTGGGCGGGCTGCTTTTCCTGCCCCTCGGATTCGTTGCCGTCACCACAGGGTTCGCAGTCTTCGGAGTGTGGGAAATCTTCCGCGCCCTGGAGGCAAACGGGACCCGGATGCCTATTGTCCCGGTCATGGTGGGCACCGTGGGCATGCCGTTCTCCGCGTACTTCGGCGGTGTGGAAAGCCTGCTTTTCGCCATGCTCCTCAGCTGCGTCGCCGTGCTCCTCTGGCGATCGGTGGAAAGCCCCGCCGGTTCGGCGAACAGCATCTTCGCCGGTGTATTTACGCTTGGCTGGGTGCCGTTTTTCATCAGTTTCGCCGCCCTGCCGCTCCATGCCACCGGTGTAGCCGCCCCCCTGGGACTCTGGCCCGGCGGATCAATCCCGCCCGGAGCCTGGCAGGTGGCAGTGATGCTCCTGCTGGTGGTCTCGAACGATACCTTCGGCTACCTTGTGGGAGCCTCGCTGGGCAAGCACCCCATGGCCCCGAAGATCAGCCCCAAGAAATCCTGGGAAGGGTTCGCCGGATCAATCGCCGGCGCCATGCTGATCGGCATCCTGGCCTGCCTTTTCATCCTGGACAAACCCTGGTGGGTGGGAGTGGTCCTGGCCGTGGGCCTGGTCGCTGCGTCCACCGCGGGAGACCTGGCTGAGTCCATGGTCAAGCGTGAACTCGGCATCAAGGATATGAGCAGTATTCTGCCCGGGCATGGCGGTGTGATGGACAGGCTGGACTCCATCGTCTTTGCTTCACCGGTGGCGTTCGTCCTCTTTTCGATGGTTTCGGGGGCCTGA
- a CDS encoding DivIVA domain-containing protein: MALDFQRKIPASFERVRGNEFGYNAKQVDQFLKSARVALETPQAAINAISSADVRGVSFDPVKGGYSAAVVDAALDRLEDAFARRERDELIAARGEEAWLREIGKLSGILRGRLHRPDGERFRRPAKKKVRSYNIADVDKLCYDLIGYLEEDQPLSVDSVRRAVFRPAAGQDGYEETQVDAFLDRVVELMAAID; encoded by the coding sequence GTGGCTTTGGATTTTCAACGGAAAATTCCCGCGTCGTTTGAGCGAGTGCGGGGCAACGAATTTGGTTACAACGCCAAGCAGGTGGACCAGTTCCTCAAGAGCGCCAGGGTGGCGCTCGAGACACCCCAGGCCGCCATCAATGCCATCAGCAGCGCCGATGTCCGTGGCGTTTCCTTTGATCCGGTCAAGGGCGGCTACTCCGCAGCCGTGGTGGACGCGGCGCTGGACCGGCTCGAAGACGCGTTTGCCCGCCGTGAACGGGATGAGCTGATTGCAGCCCGGGGTGAAGAGGCATGGCTGCGGGAGATCGGCAAACTCTCGGGGATTCTCCGCGGCCGCCTGCACCGCCCTGACGGCGAACGTTTCCGCCGGCCCGCCAAAAAGAAAGTCCGCAGCTACAACATCGCGGACGTGGACAAACTTTGCTACGACCTGATCGGTTACCTCGAAGAGGACCAGCCGCTCAGCGTGGACAGCGTCCGCCGCGCCGTGTTCCGCCCGGCGGCGGGCCAGGACGGATACGAGGAGACCCAGGTTGACGCCTTCCTGGACCGCGTTGTCGAACTCATGGCAGCCATCGACTAG
- a CDS encoding cation acetate symporter, with amino-acid sequence MNPAVGVVALVVVSVATAVIGFYGLRISRTTGDFYVASRTVRPWWNASAIGGEYLSAASFLGVAGLVLLSGTDALWFPVGYTAGYLMLLLFVAAPLRRSGAYTIPDFTEARLDSRAVRRVTSLVVVVVGWLYIVPQLHGAALTIRITTGLPAWVGSVAVVIVVCLTVVAGGMRSITFVQAFQYWLKLTALAVPVLFIVFTLAGNGTAAVAPATVNPTAMAPASAYQNISLLVALLFGTLGLPHVLVRFYTNPDGSSARRTTLIVLGLLSVFYLFPTAYGLAGRMFAPELARSGRADAVVLLLPGQLISGTAGDLLSALVVAGAFAAFLSTTSGLVVSLAGVISQDVLGGGVRGFRLAAVISALVPLGFAVMTDSLALAGSVGLVFAFTASTVCPVLLLGIWWRGLTDTGAIAGMVTGGVLCGGAMVCGTVLGATGTPFWLAQPAAWTVPAAFAVMVFVSRGTKDRIPKTMTRVMTRLHTPERPLVTER; translated from the coding sequence ATGAATCCCGCCGTCGGTGTGGTGGCTCTGGTTGTGGTCTCCGTCGCCACTGCCGTCATCGGTTTCTACGGCCTGCGGATTTCCCGCACCACCGGGGATTTCTATGTCGCCTCCCGCACGGTCCGGCCGTGGTGGAATGCCTCGGCCATCGGCGGCGAATATTTGTCCGCGGCGAGTTTCCTTGGCGTGGCCGGGCTGGTCCTGCTCTCCGGTACTGACGCCCTCTGGTTCCCTGTCGGCTACACCGCGGGCTACCTGATGCTGCTGCTGTTTGTGGCGGCCCCGCTGCGCCGGTCGGGGGCCTACACCATCCCGGATTTTACCGAGGCGAGGCTGGATTCGCGGGCCGTCCGCCGCGTTACCAGCCTGGTGGTGGTTGTGGTGGGCTGGCTGTACATCGTCCCCCAGCTCCATGGCGCGGCGCTGACCATCCGGATCACCACCGGGCTTCCCGCCTGGGTGGGCTCCGTGGCCGTGGTCATTGTGGTGTGCCTGACCGTGGTGGCAGGCGGCATGCGCTCCATTACTTTTGTGCAGGCATTCCAGTACTGGCTGAAGCTCACGGCCCTCGCAGTGCCGGTCCTTTTCATCGTCTTCACCCTTGCCGGCAACGGGACTGCCGCCGTCGCCCCTGCAACGGTGAACCCCACCGCGATGGCTCCTGCCAGCGCGTACCAGAACATCTCGCTGCTGGTTGCGCTGCTGTTCGGAACCCTGGGCCTCCCCCACGTCCTGGTGCGCTTCTACACCAATCCCGACGGAAGCTCGGCACGGCGGACCACCCTGATAGTGCTCGGCCTGCTCTCGGTTTTCTACCTGTTTCCTACTGCTTATGGCCTGGCAGGGCGGATGTTCGCGCCCGAGCTCGCCCGGTCCGGGCGGGCGGACGCGGTGGTCCTGCTCCTGCCGGGGCAGCTGATCAGCGGAACTGCCGGTGACCTGCTCTCGGCCCTCGTGGTGGCCGGGGCGTTTGCCGCCTTCCTGTCCACCACATCCGGGCTGGTGGTGTCGCTCGCCGGCGTCATCAGCCAGGACGTCCTGGGCGGCGGTGTCCGCGGATTCCGGCTCGCCGCCGTCATCTCCGCCCTCGTGCCCCTGGGTTTCGCCGTGATGACCGATTCCCTGGCGCTGGCCGGCAGCGTGGGCCTCGTGTTCGCTTTTACCGCTTCCACGGTCTGCCCGGTCCTCCTGCTGGGAATCTGGTGGCGGGGCCTCACCGACACCGGTGCGATTGCCGGAATGGTCACAGGCGGTGTCCTCTGCGGTGGCGCCATGGTGTGCGGCACTGTCCTGGGCGCCACGGGAACGCCGTTCTGGCTGGCCCAACCGGCGGCGTGGACCGTGCCCGCCGCGTTCGCCGTCATGGTGTTCGTCTCCCGCGGGACCAAAGACCGGATTCCCAAGACCATGACCCGGGTCATGACAAGGCTGCACACGCCGGAACGGCCGTTGGTCACGGAACGCTGA
- a CDS encoding LytTR family DNA-binding domain-containing protein, with amino-acid sequence MINVLVADDELPAVEELAYLLGRDDRIGTIHRASSGSEALRALTTESVDAVFLDIHMPAVSGLDVARAIARSSKPPAVVFVTADEDCALEAFELAAIDYLLKPIRAERLARSVGRISELMRDGAAAPEMITVDQGGTTRMIRRDDVTYVQAQGDYARLHTVDASYLIRVPLADLEQQWAEAGFIRTHRSYLVALKHVSSMKLAADKPSVSVAGASLPISRRHLPTVREKLEATRIRPQA; translated from the coding sequence ATGATTAACGTCCTCGTCGCAGACGACGAGTTACCCGCCGTGGAGGAACTGGCGTACCTGCTGGGCAGGGACGACCGCATCGGCACCATCCACCGCGCTTCCTCCGGTTCCGAGGCCCTGCGTGCCCTGACCACCGAATCCGTTGACGCCGTCTTCCTTGACATCCACATGCCCGCCGTGTCCGGCCTCGATGTTGCCCGCGCCATTGCCCGCAGCAGCAAACCCCCGGCGGTGGTGTTTGTCACCGCCGATGAGGACTGCGCGCTGGAAGCCTTCGAGCTGGCGGCCATCGACTACCTGCTCAAGCCCATCCGGGCCGAGCGGCTGGCCCGCTCGGTGGGCAGGATCAGTGAGTTGATGCGCGACGGCGCCGCCGCACCTGAGATGATCACCGTGGACCAGGGCGGGACCACCAGGATGATCCGGCGCGACGACGTCACGTACGTCCAGGCGCAGGGCGACTACGCCCGGCTGCACACCGTCGACGCGAGCTACCTCATCCGTGTGCCGCTGGCCGACCTGGAACAGCAATGGGCGGAGGCGGGCTTCATCAGGACACACCGGTCCTACCTGGTGGCACTGAAACACGTGTCGTCCATGAAGCTGGCGGCGGATAAGCCCAGCGTCTCGGTGGCCGGCGCCAGCCTCCCCATCAGCCGCCGGCACCTTCCCACGGTCAGGGAAAAGCTGGAGGCCACCCGCATCCGGCCGCAGGCATGA